The Pseudomonas sp. IB20 region ACAACTACGCCAAAGGCACTACGGAAAACTTCTCCCAGGACCCGCTCTGGGTAGTGGACGCGATGGCCCGCTACCAGGTGACCAAGAATGTCTCGGCGACCCTTAACGTCAACAACATCTTCGACAAGAAGTACTACACCAACATCGGCTTCTACAACTCGGCCTACTACGGTGACCCGCGTAACGTGATGCTCAGCACCCGCTGGAACTTCTGATCTAGCACAAAACCCCTGGTCATCGCGGATGACCAGGGGTTTTTTATTGCCCGCTGAAAAGGCCCTGTGCTGAATAACCCGCATAAAAAAACGCCCCTGGGCACCTGTCCAGGGGCATTGCTTTTACACGGGGTGTTACTTCATTGCATCGGCAAAGCTCTGCACGAACGCGGTTGGCAGTGAAATGAATACCGGCAGCCCGGGCGCGGCTGACCACCTGGATCGAGATGATCGAGTCGCCACCGCGCTCGAAGAAGTTGTCGTTCAAGCCCACGTGTTCGATACCCAGCACATCGGCCCAGATCGCAGCAATCTGCTGCTCAAGGGCGCTTTGCGGGGCTTCGTAATGCTGCGCGGTTTCGGGTTTGGGCAGCGCCTTGCGATCCAGCTTGCCGTTGGGGCTCAGGGGCATCTGCTCCAGCAACACCCATTGCGCGGGCACCATGTAGTCCGGCAGGTGCGGCCAGATGGCACACTCCGCCAATCGTCACGGCGTTTTGCAGCACCAGTAGCCCACCAGGTATTTGCCGTCGACGCCAGCACGCCGTTCGCGGACCCGTCTGTCCAGCAGGCGCGCTTCGATTTCGCCCAACTCGATGCGCAGGCCACGCAGTTGATTGATGGTCGAACGCCCGGCGTACTCGATCACCCTGTCGCGTAACGCGCCAGGTCGCCGGTGCGTACAGGCGTGCCTTTGAAAAGGGTGGGCAATAAAGCGCTCGGCCGTCAACGCCGCACGACGGTGATAACCACGCGCCAGGCCAACGCCGCCCAGGTACAGCTCGCCCAACACGCCAACGGGGGCTGGCTCGAAATGGCTATCGAGGATGTAGCAACCCAGGTTGGCGATCGGACGGCCAATCGGCACCGCATCACGACCTTCATCGAGCAGGTCCAGTGGGTCACTCATGGCGCTCGGTGGGCCGTACATTTAGAGCCCGGCTGGGCAGCTTGGCAAACCTGCTGCTGCGCATCCACGGCAGCGCTTCGCCGCTGCACACGATGCGTGCAGTCTGACAGGTCGACGGCGGGTCTGCAGGAAGCCTGCAGCATCGAGGCACAAAGTGCACGTGGTGATGTGCTCGGCTTGATCAGCTGCCAGCTTGGCCGGATCACGTGGTCCCCAGGCGCACACCACGCGCCCGGTCATCAGGGCCAGAAAATCCCAACCGACACTCAAGCTGAACGGGTCTTTTGCAGCACTGTCGCTGACGTCCAGCGTAGGCTTCCTGCATCCATTGCAGCGGTTCAGGCCGAATGCGTTGCCGGCGCCTTTGGGCTGGCCGGTGGACCGGAGGTGTAGATCACGTAGGCAGGTTTTCGCCGTCAGCGATGCCGGGTTCTCGCTGTAGTGTTCAAAACCGACTCGCCCAGCACCAGGTTTCCAAGCCTGTGGAATCGGTATTGTCAGCAGTGCGCCTGGGTAGCAGCAGCTTCACGCCGCTGTCTTCCAGCATGTAGGCCAGGCGCTCGCGCGGGTATTCCGGGTCCAGCGGCACATAGCGCCACCGGCCTTGAGCACCGCGAGCAGGCCGACGACCATTTCGAGGACGCTCCACGGCCAGCCCACCAGCACTCCGGCCACACCGTGCATCAGGCGATGAGCCAGGCGGTTGGCGCACCGGTTCAACTCGGCGTAGCTCAAGCGCTGCTCGGCAAACACCAGTGCTGGTGCGTGCGGCGTACGCGCAGCCTGCGCTTCAATCAGTTGGTGGACTGTTTGCTGCAACGGGTAATCGCGCGAGGTAGCGTTCCAATCCTGCACCACTTGCTGACGCTCAGCCACGTCCATCATCGCCAGATCACCCAGGCGTTGTTGCCCCTCCTCAAGCATGGCCTGCAGCAGGTTGACCAGGTGGCGGCCGTAACCTTGCACGGTATCTTCGTTGAAGTGCGCGCGGGCAAAGCTGAACTGCACCGACAGGGTTTCGCCCAGGTCCACCAGCACCGTCAGCGGGAAGTTAGTTTGCTCGTGGGCGGTCACGCCGTGTTCGGGGTCAGCAATGCTCTACCAGTGCGTTGAGTTCGCGGGTATAGGCCGCGCTCAGCGTTTCGATCACAGCGGGGTCGAACATCAACGGGCTGAAGGTCCAGCTCAGCTGCAACTCACCGCCGTACACCTGACCGTTGAGCGTCAACCAGTTGCCCAGCGGCGCATCCGGGCTTTGCTCGGCCCCCGCGCTTTCGGTCGCCGGAGCGAACAACGCGTCCGGCTGGTCAAAGCTGCCGTCGACCTGCCCCAGGTAGTTGAAGGTGATACGCGGCACCGGCAAGGCACTGAACGCCTCACGCGTGGCGGCATCACTGAGGTAACGCAAAGCGCCGAACCCCAGGCCTTTATCCGGCACGGCACGCAGTTGCTCCTTGATCTGCTTGATTGAGGACGCAAGCGTT contains the following coding sequences:
- a CDS encoding AMP-binding protein; translated protein: MDLGETLSVQFSFARAHFNEDTVQGYGRHLVNLLQAMLEEGQQRLGDLAMMDVAERQQVVQDWNATSRDYPLQQTVHQLIEAQAARTPHAPALVFAEQRLSYAELNRCANRLAHRLMHGVAGVLVGWPWSVLEMVVGLLAVLKAGGAMCRWTRNTRASAWPTCWKTAA